Proteins from a genomic interval of Enterococcus faecium:
- a CDS encoding glycoside hydrolase family 13 protein, translated as MEQKWWHHSVVYQIYPRSFQDSNQDGIGDLRGIISRLDYLAYLGIDAIWLSPVYESPNDDNGYDISNYQAIMAEFGTMEEMEELIEEAKKRNIRIIMDLVVNHTSDEHPWFIEARKNKENPYRDYYIWRDPVNGKEPNRLRSIFSGSAWQLDEKTGQYFLHLYSKRQPDLNWKNKQVRQEIYQMMNFWIDKGIGGFRMDVIDMIGKEPDKEITSNGPKLHEYLQEMNQATFGDKNLMTVGETWGATTEIAKLYSNPKRNELSMVFQFEHIGLDQQEGKDKWDLKPLSISELKKVLSKWQTSLGDEGWNSLFWNNHDLPRIVSRWGNDDVYRKESAKMFAILLHMMKGTPYIYQGEELGMTNCPIDDIAEAKDIETINMYNERISSGFTKEEILESINAKGRDNARTPMQWNAREHAGFTTGIPWLRVNPNYKEINAEEALADQDSVFYMYKKLIDLRRKHDIIVWGDYELVEKTPEHVFAYSRIYEDQQWLVICNMSSEKQTFTVPREALRVIVSNYPLKQLPDGKVDLRPYEAFVLEVK; from the coding sequence ATGGAACAAAAATGGTGGCACCATTCAGTTGTTTATCAAATCTATCCAAGAAGTTTTCAAGATTCAAATCAAGATGGTATTGGAGATTTGCGGGGGATTATTTCCAGGTTGGATTATCTGGCGTATTTAGGTATTGATGCAATTTGGCTTTCTCCAGTATACGAGTCTCCGAATGATGACAATGGGTATGATATCAGTAATTATCAAGCAATCATGGCAGAATTCGGTACGATGGAAGAAATGGAAGAACTGATTGAAGAAGCAAAGAAAAGAAATATCCGTATCATCATGGATCTGGTGGTGAATCATACTTCTGATGAACATCCGTGGTTCATTGAGGCCCGTAAAAATAAAGAAAATCCTTATCGGGACTATTATATTTGGCGTGATCCGGTCAATGGAAAAGAGCCTAATAGATTGCGCTCAATATTCAGTGGTTCTGCTTGGCAGTTGGATGAAAAAACGGGGCAATATTTTCTGCACTTGTATAGCAAGCGTCAACCTGATTTGAATTGGAAAAATAAACAGGTTCGCCAAGAGATTTATCAAATGATGAATTTCTGGATCGATAAAGGTATTGGGGGCTTTCGTATGGACGTGATCGATATGATTGGCAAAGAACCGGATAAAGAAATCACAAGTAATGGACCTAAACTGCATGAGTATCTTCAGGAAATGAATCAAGCAACTTTTGGTGACAAAAATCTGATGACTGTTGGCGAAACATGGGGAGCAACTACCGAAATCGCTAAACTTTATTCCAATCCTAAAAGAAATGAATTATCCATGGTCTTCCAATTCGAACACATAGGATTAGATCAGCAAGAAGGCAAAGACAAATGGGATTTGAAACCCTTGAGTATCTCTGAACTGAAAAAAGTATTATCCAAATGGCAAACATCTTTAGGTGATGAAGGATGGAATAGTTTATTTTGGAATAATCACGATCTTCCGCGAATTGTTTCTCGTTGGGGAAATGACGATGTGTATCGAAAAGAAAGTGCCAAGATGTTTGCTATCTTGCTCCATATGATGAAAGGCACCCCTTATATCTATCAAGGAGAAGAGTTAGGCATGACGAATTGCCCAATCGATGATATCGCGGAAGCAAAAGATATTGAGACAATCAATATGTATAACGAAAGGATTTCTTCTGGATTTACAAAAGAGGAAATCTTGGAATCAATCAATGCGAAAGGAAGAGACAATGCTAGGACGCCTATGCAATGGAACGCCCGTGAACATGCTGGGTTTACTACTGGAATTCCATGGCTTCGAGTCAATCCAAATTATAAAGAAATCAATGCAGAAGAAGCGTTAGCAGATCAAGATTCTGTTTTTTATATGTACAAGAAATTGATCGATTTGCGTAGAAAACATGACATCATCGTCTGGGGAGACTATGAATTAGTGGAAAAGACGCCTGAGCATGTCTTTGCCTATTCTCGCATATATGAAGACCAGCAATGGCTCGTTATTTGTAATATGTCCAGTGAAAAGCAGACGTTCACTGTTCCACGTGAAGCTTTAAGGGTTATTGTGTCAAATTATCCTCTGAAACAGTTACCAGACGGCAAAGTTGATTTACGACCTTATGAAGCATTTGTGTTGGAAGTAAAATAA
- a CDS encoding glycoside hydrolase family 1 protein, with translation MDQEIFPENFLWGGAVAANQCEGAWLEDGKLPNVTDTLIGIMNQHPSIQWNEEKKIWEIALDESLHYLSHEAIDFYHRFEEDIRLLKELGLKAFRTSISWARIFPRGDEQKPNEAGLVFYDRLINTLNRYDIEPVITLSHYETPLALVGEYGGWQNRKLIDFFEFYAQTVFERYQGKVKYWMTFNEINNAFRMPYAAAGLVTFPARDKLEPIATLTKKVIYQACHHMFLANARATQLLKKIDPNAKMGIMCSFSALATYAYDCDPENVFGSLQFKRNSWFFSDVMCRGHYPAYIYRTWKEEDCAPVMLDGDEQCLQANTADYIAFSYYRSAVYKKEAEMRVDTGGANGFDNPFLKEKSPEPWSWPIDPLGFRYVMNELTDRYELPLFIVENGIGLDEAPDELNRIHDPKRCEYLKIHLQEIAEAIKDGCQIIGYLWWGPIDIVSAGTGEMRKRYGFIYVDRQNDGSGSFRRLKKDSFEYYKQIIQSNGKNLEYRSFFK, from the coding sequence ATGGATCAGGAAATATTTCCAGAAAATTTTTTATGGGGCGGAGCAGTAGCTGCTAATCAATGTGAAGGTGCATGGTTGGAAGACGGCAAATTACCTAATGTGACAGATACGCTTATCGGGATCATGAACCAGCATCCTAGTATTCAGTGGAATGAAGAAAAAAAGATTTGGGAGATTGCTTTAGACGAATCACTCCATTATCTTTCTCATGAAGCGATTGATTTTTATCATCGATTTGAAGAGGATATTCGTTTACTGAAGGAGTTAGGTTTAAAAGCTTTTCGAACAAGCATCTCATGGGCACGAATATTTCCAAGAGGAGACGAACAGAAGCCAAATGAGGCTGGTCTCGTATTTTATGACAGACTAATCAATACATTAAATCGATATGATATCGAGCCAGTAATTACTCTTAGTCATTATGAAACCCCCTTAGCATTGGTAGGAGAGTATGGGGGGTGGCAAAATCGAAAATTAATCGACTTTTTTGAATTTTATGCGCAGACCGTCTTTGAACGCTACCAAGGGAAAGTGAAATATTGGATGACCTTTAATGAGATCAATAATGCTTTTCGTATGCCTTATGCAGCTGCTGGATTGGTTACATTCCCTGCTAGAGATAAACTTGAACCCATTGCTACACTAACAAAAAAAGTGATTTATCAAGCCTGTCATCATATGTTTCTAGCGAACGCCCGTGCTACTCAATTATTAAAGAAAATCGATCCAAATGCTAAGATGGGTATTATGTGTAGCTTTTCTGCATTAGCGACTTATGCATATGACTGTGATCCAGAGAATGTATTTGGTTCACTGCAATTTAAACGCAATTCATGGTTTTTCTCCGATGTCATGTGCCGAGGGCATTATCCAGCTTATATTTACAGGACATGGAAGGAAGAAGACTGTGCACCAGTAATGTTAGATGGAGACGAACAGTGCTTGCAAGCTAACACGGCAGATTATATTGCATTTAGTTATTATCGTAGCGCTGTCTATAAAAAAGAAGCAGAAATGCGCGTAGATACTGGCGGAGCAAATGGTTTCGATAATCCCTTTTTGAAGGAAAAATCTCCCGAACCTTGGAGTTGGCCAATTGATCCTCTAGGGTTTCGTTATGTCATGAATGAATTGACAGACCGTTATGAATTACCATTATTCATAGTTGAAAATGGCATTGGACTAGATGAAGCACCAGATGAATTGAATCGAATCCACGATCCAAAACGTTGTGAGTATCTAAAAATACATCTTCAGGAAATTGCTGAGGCAATAAAAGATGGTTGCCAAATCATTGGTTACTTATGGTGGGGACCAATCGATATCGTATCGGCAGGAACAGGGGAAATGAGGAAGCGATATGGCTTTATTTATGTGGATAGACAAAATGATGGGAGCGGAAGCTTTAGGAGATTGAAAAAAGATAGTTTTGAATATTATAAACAAATTATCCAGTCTAATGGTAAAAACCTTGAATATAGATCTTTCTTCAAATGA